The following coding sequences are from one Sesamum indicum cultivar Zhongzhi No. 13 linkage group LG11, S_indicum_v1.0, whole genome shotgun sequence window:
- the LOC105173813 gene encoding protein SPEAR1 produces the protein MGSNYFGEQNYLGNSERGAAGLSSSSSSSSRKGKKGSSDKPKQPQRGLGVAQLEKIRLHSQLGCGYLPPVHNPYASSFSQEDIRLQTAYSSSSSSFSYSSSSSAPSYGFQGHHGVVMGLQELDRANITYTDSQSSSIARWHPGNAGFGAQQFVEPSMTRSFFESGVEGSLNKKNKNDWNNLMVSSSSQTNSDSSQEIDLELRLSL, from the exons ATGGGAAGCAACTATTTTGGTGAGCAGAACTACTTAGGTAACAGTGAAAGGGGTGCTGCAGGACTGTCGTCGTCGTCTTCGTCATCGTCAAGAAAAGGTAAAAAGGGCAGTTCCGATAAGCCTAAGCAGCCGCAGAGGGGACTTGGGGTTGCGCAGCTTGAGAAGATTAGGTTGCATAGTCAACTGGGCTGCGGTTACCTTCCTCCTGTTCATAACCCTTATGCCTCAAGTTTCAGTCAG GAGGATATCAGGCTGCAGACAGCTTATTCGTCGTCGTCGTCCTCTTTCTCCTATTCATCGTCGTCGTCTGCACCTTCTTATGGCTTTCAAGGACACCATGGAGTCGTG ATGGGCTTGCAAGAATTGGATAGGGCAAATATCACATATACAGATTCCCAATCCAGCAGTATTGCAAG GTGGCATCCGGGCAATGCCGGCTTTGGGGCTCAACAATTTGTGGAGCCAAGCATGACTAGATCCTTCTTCGAATCAGGTGTCGAG GGCTCACTCAataagaagaacaagaatgacTGGAACAATTTGATGGTCTCATCGAGTAGTCAGACGAACTCCGACAGCTCTCAAGAAATAGATTTGGAGCTCAGACTCTCACTTTAA
- the LOC105173536 gene encoding transmembrane protein 234 homolog: MNLKFCFLALNFNYGREMVVKDVEKMVAVGLVWGATNALMRKGAVIWDQALKSTPRTNTPIKKWLNLLLIWQYTVPFLINLSASAIFFAILSDTPISLAVPVTNATTFAATAVFGMILGEETRVGLALFGTLLIIFGVYICVM, from the coding sequence ATGAATTTGAAGTTTTGCTTTCTTgcattgaattttaattacgGAAGAGAGATGGTGGTGAAAGATGTAGAGAAGATGGTGGCAGTAGGCCTCGTTTGGGGGGCAACGAACGCCCTCATGCGCAAAGGAGCAGTCATATGGGACCAAGCTCTCAAATCTACACCTCGAACAAACACGCCCATCAAGAAGTGGCTCAACCTTCTCTTGATTTGGCAGTACACCGTGCCTTTCCTAATTAATCTCTCTGCCTCGGCTATTTTCTTTGCCATTTTGAGTGACACGCCCATTTCTTTAGCTGTGCCCGTGACCAATGCAACTACCTTCGCCGCCACTGCTGTGTTCGGGATGATTCTTGGAGAAGAAACCCGTGTTGGGCTTGCCTTGTTTGGTAcccttcttattatttttggtgtcTATATTTGTGTCATGTGA